One Helianthus annuus cultivar XRQ/B chromosome 12, HanXRQr2.0-SUNRISE, whole genome shotgun sequence genomic region harbors:
- the LOC110893596 gene encoding LOW QUALITY PROTEIN: tyrosine--tRNA ligase 1, cytoplasmic (The sequence of the model RefSeq protein was modified relative to this genomic sequence to represent the inferred CDS: inserted 1 base in 1 codon; substituted 1 base at 1 genomic stop codon) produces MLIFFNFYSYVCNVLFDPKGFGFTKYYHSNRCLLQKVKRKNRIDKVKIWIADWFAQLNNKMGGDLGRIQTVGRYLNEIWKAAGMNLEHVEFXWSSKEFNSRAHEYXPLVMDIARRNKLPRIMRCCQIMGRNEQDELTATQIFYPCMQCADIFFLKADICQLGMDQRKVNVLAREYCDDIKRKNKPVILSHRRVNTGPSCNTPKI; encoded by the exons ATGcttattttctttaatttttattcTTATGTTTGTAATGTTCTCTTTGATCCTAAGGGATTCGGTTTTACTAAATACTATCATTCGAACCGCTGCTTATTGCAGAAAGTGAAACGCAAAAACAGGATAGACAAAGTGAAGATTTGGATAGCGGATTGGTTTGCCCAATTGAACAACAAAATGGGTGGAGATTTAGGTAGAATCCAAACGGTTGGGCGATACCTCAATGAGATATGGAAAGCAGCTGGGATGAATCTAGAGCACGTAGAGT TGTGGTCTTCCAAGGAATTTAATTCTCGGGCACATGAATACTGACCACTGGTGATGGACATTGCTAGAAGAAACAAACTTCCTAGGATAATGAG GTGCTGTCAAATTATGGGCCGAAATGAGCAGGATGAGCTGACAGCTACTCAGATATTTTACCCATGCATGCAATGTGCAGATATATTTTTTCTAAAg GCTGACATATGTCAGTTAGGCATGGATCAAAGGAAAGTGAATGTACTTGCTAGGGAATACTGTGATGATATCAAGAGAAAAAACAAGCCTGTCATATTGTCACATCGTCGAGTAAATACAGGTCCcagctgtaacaccccgaaaatataa